In the Flavobacterium acetivorans genome, one interval contains:
- a CDS encoding gliding motility-associated C-terminal domain-containing protein: protein MPTIEKKCFFYFLFFVLSLANEGYAQITIGKSTLSFTQICADADYNTQVPILSTVTFSFSPQSALSSTNQFIVELSNATGSFSNPTTLVSSDVGAITKSPATLGFRIPTNIAGEGYMIRVRSTSPASTSPDSNSFSAYYQIQNTPFSINNFVETATYCTGGSYVLKIDTPGTATNDSPLKYPSLTYNWFRDNGNSVPPTLLASASTGSYTVTQPGKYYVETNYGSCTSYSYSNRVTVSESTAQASTITSSKGNPFCASEGPTTLSTQTANSYQWFLNDVKIEGATASTYQATKAGLYVVKVDFGGCTTDASINLQEIQFSSAINISGTNTIKEGEIKTVITTTTAENPAYQWYLNDVVIEGANGATFDATAAGDYKVVISQTTACIASDEFLFTIKYPIVDPDVVLIPNLISPNGDGINDTWVIPQEYLSGTNTEVLLMSSTGEQIFKTNDYQNNWPENMVDFKNVNPVYYYIITTQDKKVKKGSITVIK, encoded by the coding sequence ATGCCTACTATAGAAAAAAAATGTTTTTTTTATTTTTTATTTTTTGTATTATCCTTAGCAAATGAGGGTTATGCTCAAATAACGATTGGTAAATCTACGCTTAGTTTTACTCAGATTTGTGCTGACGCTGATTATAATACTCAAGTGCCTATTTTGTCTACGGTAACTTTTAGTTTTAGTCCACAATCGGCTTTAAGTTCAACCAATCAATTTATAGTAGAATTATCGAACGCAACGGGAAGTTTTTCTAACCCTACAACTTTGGTTAGTTCTGATGTTGGAGCTATTACCAAATCACCCGCTACTTTAGGATTTCGGATTCCCACTAACATAGCAGGAGAAGGGTATATGATAAGAGTACGGAGTACCAGTCCAGCATCCACCAGCCCCGATTCGAATTCCTTTTCTGCCTATTATCAGATACAAAACACGCCTTTTTCCATCAATAATTTTGTTGAAACGGCCACTTATTGCACCGGAGGAAGCTATGTTTTAAAAATAGATACTCCCGGGACAGCTACCAATGATTCCCCATTAAAGTATCCTTCGTTGACCTATAATTGGTTTAGGGATAACGGTAATTCAGTTCCTCCAACATTATTGGCAAGTGCCAGTACCGGTAGTTATACAGTAACCCAACCCGGAAAATATTATGTAGAGACCAATTATGGTTCTTGTACTTCCTATTCTTATTCTAACAGGGTGACCGTTTCTGAGTCCACCGCACAAGCTTCAACCATAACTTCCAGCAAAGGAAATCCCTTTTGCGCTTCCGAAGGTCCTACAACACTCAGTACACAAACCGCTAATAGCTATCAATGGTTCCTTAATGATGTGAAAATTGAGGGAGCAACTGCGAGTACTTATCAAGCTACTAAAGCAGGCTTATATGTTGTAAAAGTAGATTTTGGAGGATGTACTACTGATGCATCGATTAATTTACAGGAAATTCAATTTTCGAGTGCTATCAATATTTCAGGAACCAATACAATAAAGGAAGGCGAAATAAAAACAGTAATCACAACAACAACTGCCGAAAATCCTGCTTATCAGTGGTATTTAAACGATGTAGTAATTGAAGGAGCCAATGGCGCCACTTTTGATGCGACAGCGGCAGGGGATTATAAGGTTGTTATTAGCCAGACTACGGCTTGTATTGCCTCTGATGAATTTCTTTTCACTATAAAGTACCCTATCGTTGATCCAGATGTCGTTTTGATTCCTAATTTGATAAGTCCAAACGGGGATGGGATAAATGATACTTGGGTGATTCCTCAGGAATATTTAAGCGGCACAAATACCGAAGTACTGTTGATGAGTTCTACAGGTGAACAAATATTTAAAACAAATGATTATCAAAATAATTGGCCTGAGAATATGGTGGATTTTAAAAATGTAAATCCGGTCTATTATTATATCATTACTACGCAGGATAAAAAAGTGAAGAAAGGTTCCATAACGGTAATAAAATAA
- a CDS encoding PorP/SprF family type IX secretion system membrane protein has protein sequence MKKILLLFTLFYGVSSALYSQTTTAEDGVVSFALPVRNSLKFNKFIINPTFSFVREQSTFVSFYNKRQWVQFDNAPQTYLFSYAGRLSETQGIAVGLFQQNYGVFTTFGAVTNFAQNVELDQDSNLTFGLNLGFYKSGFNSGKVITNYPDPSLDNIPSNFLFAANPGINYGTAFLDFGISLNNLFLYNLKTSQLIQDDPEKSIELHLMHTGYLDSYGFFDKSKFSALVKTELKKEKTVVSGLMMFTIPSGVWAQAGYNTLYGASAGLGLNITPKISVEYNFEKATGNLSNFGSSHEITLAYNFTSKNNYYGDEEEEGALFVPDLSPKSVKPKNTTPYVDAKTRAANAQAKLAAEAKAKADALAQAKLAADAKIKADAEAKAKLADTKAKADALAQAKLDADAKLKADAAAQAKLAADAKAKADALAQAKLDADAKAKAEALAQAKLAADAKLKAEEDAQAKLAADAKAKVDVLAQAKQAADAKLKAEADAQAKLAAEAKAKADALAQAKLDADAKLKAEADAQAKLAAEAKAKAEALAQAKLAADAKLKAEADAQAKLAAEAKAKADALAQAKLAADAKLKAEAEAEAQAKLAEEPKDDNAREMKNLTQFIEESKKTQQELLERLDVTVADREKDLKDLKEENDLSDKGIFKEPKPFKSVSAQNNALLSLEFEIEELNKMQNSKIASLESLYKERLKKSNKNDPTVQFYLKTIETLKLDQTKAIQKNTNLLSSLEKIKEGIEIEKKRRIKRASFENDQGKYLNDVATLKRIKESTPLSKEIFKPEDFDYGDEQSNMQIVKNVQNVDGGYYLVLAVHSDVAKRDAFLTKVVAAGERNINFFYDVNTSKYFIYDTKFDSIEEAKKALESSGSKPYNGKMVMVRVEN, from the coding sequence ATGAAGAAAATTTTACTTTTATTTACTTTATTTTATGGCGTTTCTTCCGCACTTTATTCTCAGACAACAACAGCTGAAGATGGAGTGGTTTCGTTTGCATTACCCGTTCGAAATTCATTAAAATTCAATAAATTTATTATTAATCCCACCTTTAGTTTTGTTAGGGAACAAAGCACTTTTGTCAGTTTTTATAATAAAAGACAATGGGTACAATTTGATAATGCACCCCAAACGTATTTGTTTAGCTATGCCGGTAGGTTGAGTGAGACCCAAGGAATCGCCGTTGGATTGTTTCAGCAGAATTATGGTGTTTTTACCACCTTTGGAGCGGTTACTAATTTCGCTCAAAATGTAGAATTAGATCAAGACAGCAATCTTACTTTTGGCTTGAATTTAGGCTTTTATAAAAGCGGTTTCAATAGCGGTAAAGTAATTACAAACTACCCAGATCCTTCTTTAGATAATATTCCTTCTAATTTTCTTTTTGCCGCAAATCCCGGAATCAATTATGGGACGGCCTTTCTTGATTTTGGAATATCGCTAAATAATTTGTTTTTATACAATTTAAAAACATCGCAACTGATTCAAGATGATCCTGAAAAAAGCATCGAATTGCATCTGATGCACACGGGTTATTTGGACAGCTATGGTTTTTTTGATAAAAGTAAATTTTCGGCTTTAGTAAAAACAGAACTAAAGAAAGAGAAAACGGTTGTTTCAGGCTTAATGATGTTTACTATTCCAAGTGGTGTTTGGGCTCAAGCGGGTTATAATACTTTATATGGAGCTTCGGCTGGTTTAGGATTGAATATTACACCTAAAATTTCCGTTGAATATAATTTTGAAAAGGCTACAGGCAATTTATCAAATTTTGGATCTTCTCATGAAATTACACTTGCCTATAATTTTACGAGTAAGAACAATTATTATGGCGATGAGGAAGAAGAAGGGGCATTATTTGTTCCGGATTTGAGTCCAAAATCGGTAAAACCTAAAAATACAACCCCTTATGTCGATGCTAAAACTAGGGCAGCTAATGCCCAAGCGAAGCTAGCAGCCGAAGCTAAAGCAAAAGCCGATGCACTGGCACAGGCTAAACTGGCTGCTGATGCCAAAATTAAAGCCGATGCGGAAGCGAAAGCCAAATTAGCAGATACGAAAGCGAAAGCCGACGCACTGGCACAGGCCAAACTCGATGCTGATGCGAAATTAAAAGCAGATGCAGCAGCCCAAGCGAAGCTAGCAGCAGATGCGAAAGCGAAAGCCGACGCACTGGCACAGGCCAAACTCGATGCAGATGCGAAAGCGAAAGCCGAAGCGCTGGCACAGGCCAAACTGGCTGCTGACGCGAAGTTAAAAGCAGAAGAAGACGCCCAAGCCAAATTAGCAGCAGATGCTAAGGCAAAAGTCGATGTACTGGCACAGGCCAAACAGGCTGCTGATGCGAAATTAAAAGCAGAAGCAGACGCCCAAGCAAAATTAGCTGCCGAAGCTAAGGCGAAAGCCGATGCACTGGCACAGGCCAAACTCGATGCTGATGCGAAATTAAAAGCAGAAGCAGACGCCCAAGCCAAATTAGCTGCCGAAGCTAAGGCGAAAGCCGAAGCGCTGGCACAGGCCAAACTGGCTGCTGATGCGAAGTTAAAAGCAGAAGCAGACGCCCAAGCCAAATTAGCTGCCGAAGCTAAGGCAAAAGCCGATGCATTAGCTCAAGCTAAATTAGCTGCTGATGCGAAATTAAAAGCAGAAGCAGAAGCAGAGGCTCAAGCCAAACTCGCTGAAGAGCCTAAGGATGATAATGCCAGGGAAATGAAAAATTTAACCCAATTTATTGAGGAGTCCAAAAAGACGCAACAAGAACTATTAGAAAGGCTTGATGTTACGGTAGCAGATAGGGAAAAAGACCTGAAGGACTTAAAAGAGGAAAATGATTTAAGCGATAAAGGTATTTTTAAAGAACCTAAGCCGTTTAAGAGTGTTTCTGCCCAAAATAATGCCTTACTTTCATTAGAGTTTGAAATAGAAGAACTAAATAAAATGCAAAATAGCAAGATTGCTAGTTTGGAAAGTTTGTATAAAGAGCGACTTAAGAAAAGCAATAAAAACGATCCAACGGTTCAATTCTATTTAAAAACGATTGAAACTTTGAAATTAGATCAAACGAAAGCAATACAAAAGAATACGAATTTGCTTTCATCATTGGAGAAAATTAAAGAAGGTATAGAGATTGAGAAAAAACGCCGAATTAAGCGAGCCTCTTTCGAGAATGATCAAGGCAAATATTTGAATGATGTAGCAACATTGAAACGTATCAAAGAATCGACTCCGCTTAGTAAAGAAATTTTTAAACCTGAAGATTTTGATTATGGTGATGAGCAGTCTAATATGCAGATTGTAAAGAATGTACAGAATGTGGATGGAGGTTATTATCTGGTACTGGCTGTACATAGTGATGTTGCGAAGAGAGATGCATTTTTGACCAAAGTAGTGGCAGCTGGCGAACGAAATATTAATTTCTTCTATGATGTAAATACCAGTAAATATTTTATTTACGACACTAAATTTGATTCTATCGAAGAAGCTAAAAAAGCATTGGAATCTAGCGGAAGTAAACCATACAACGGTAAAATGGTAATGGTAAGAGTGGAGAATTAA